One genomic window of Providencia hangzhouensis includes the following:
- the purM gene encoding phosphoribosylformylglycinamidine cyclo-ligase, which produces MTDKTSLSYKDAGVDIDAGNALVERIKGVVKETRRPEVMGGLGGFGALCSLPQKYREPVLVSGTDGVGTKLRLAMDLKRHDSIGIDLVAMCVNDLIVQGAEPLFFLDYYATGKLDVDTATSVITGIAEGCKQSGCALVGGETAEMPGMYHGEDYDVAGFCVGVVERSEIIDGSKVSAGDALIALASSGPHSNGYSLVRKILEVSQTNPEETLLDGKPLADHLLEPTRIYVKNVLELIANSDIHAIAHITGGGFWENIPRVLPDNTQAIIDGSSWQWPAVFNWLQQAGDVSTHEMYRTFNCGVGIIIALPQQEVENALALLNKLGENAWQIGTIGALPAGEEQVVIR; this is translated from the coding sequence GTGACTGATAAAACCTCTCTCAGCTATAAAGATGCCGGTGTTGATATTGATGCGGGTAACGCCTTGGTTGAACGTATTAAAGGTGTCGTAAAAGAAACCCGCCGCCCAGAAGTTATGGGTGGGCTTGGGGGATTCGGTGCATTATGTTCCCTACCGCAAAAATACCGTGAACCTGTTTTAGTCTCAGGCACTGACGGTGTCGGTACCAAATTACGCTTAGCAATGGATTTAAAACGTCATGACTCCATTGGGATTGACCTCGTCGCTATGTGTGTCAATGACCTGATTGTTCAAGGCGCAGAGCCTCTATTCTTCCTTGATTATTATGCAACCGGTAAACTGGATGTGGATACCGCTACTAGCGTGATTACAGGTATCGCAGAAGGCTGTAAACAATCTGGTTGCGCATTAGTTGGCGGTGAAACCGCTGAAATGCCTGGTATGTACCATGGTGAAGACTACGATGTGGCGGGTTTCTGTGTGGGTGTTGTTGAGCGCTCAGAAATCATCGATGGCAGCAAAGTGAGTGCTGGGGATGCCTTAATTGCTTTAGCCTCTAGCGGCCCTCATTCAAATGGCTATTCGCTGGTTCGCAAAATCCTTGAAGTCAGTCAAACCAACCCTGAAGAAACGCTATTAGATGGAAAACCTTTAGCTGATCACTTATTGGAACCAACACGCATTTACGTTAAAAATGTATTAGAGCTGATCGCAAATAGCGATATCCACGCCATTGCACACATAACCGGTGGGGGTTTCTGGGAAAATATTCCTCGCGTACTACCTGACAACACACAAGCGATTATTGACGGCAGCAGCTGGCAATGGCCCGCAGTCTTTAATTGGCTACAGCAAGCTGGTGATGTTAGTACCCATGAAATGTACCGTACCTTCAATTGTGGTGTGGGGATTATTATTGCTCTGCCACAGCAAGAAGTCGAAAATGCACTTGCTCTGCTGAACAAGCTTGGTGAAAACGCATGGCAAATCGGTACAATTGGTGCATTACCTGCGGGTGAAGAGCAGGTTGTGATCCGCTAA
- the upp gene encoding uracil phosphoribosyltransferase — MKIVEVKHPLVKHKLGLMRDHDISTKRFRELASEVGSLLTYEATADLETEKVTIDGWCGPVEIEQIKGKKITVVPILRAGIGMMNGVLDSIPSARISVVGVYRDEETLQPVPYFQKLASNIEERMALVVDPMLATGGSMIATIDLLKNAGCTSIKILVLVAAPEGLKALEAAHPDVELYTASIDEYLNEEGYIVPGLGDAGDKIFGTK, encoded by the coding sequence ATGAAGATCGTTGAGGTAAAACACCCTCTCGTTAAACATAAACTCGGCCTGATGCGAGATCATGATATAAGCACAAAACGCTTTCGTGAACTGGCCTCAGAGGTTGGTAGCCTACTGACTTATGAAGCAACTGCTGACCTTGAAACTGAAAAAGTGACTATCGATGGTTGGTGTGGTCCTGTAGAAATAGAACAAATTAAAGGTAAGAAAATCACTGTAGTACCAATCCTCCGTGCAGGTATTGGTATGATGAATGGTGTATTAGATAGTATTCCAAGTGCACGTATCAGTGTGGTAGGTGTTTATCGTGATGAAGAAACACTGCAGCCTGTCCCTTATTTCCAAAAACTCGCATCTAACATTGAAGAACGTATGGCATTAGTGGTTGACCCAATGTTAGCGACGGGTGGCTCAATGATTGCCACTATTGATTTATTAAAAAATGCGGGTTGTACCTCGATTAAAATCTTAGTCCTTGTTGCAGCGCCAGAAGGTTTAAAAGCGTTAGAAGCTGCGCATCCAGATGTTGAATTATATACCGCTTCAATTGATGAGTATTTAAATGAAGAGGGGTATATCGTTCCGGGTCTCGGTGACGCGGGCGACAAGATATTTGGTACTAAATAA
- the uraA gene encoding uracil permease, with translation MTRRTISVEERPPLLQTIPLSLQHLFAMFGATVIVPILFGVNPATILLFNGIGTLLYLFICKGQIPAYLGSSFAFISPVLILLPLGYELALGGFIICGVLFCIVALIVKVAGRGWINVMFPPAAMGAIVAVIGLELAQTAAGMAGLLPKDGAVVDSNTLIISLTTLSVTILCAVVFRGFLSIIPILIGFLAGYALSYFMGIVDFTPVIEAPWFAIPTFYTPRFEWFAILTILPAALVVIAEHVGHLVVTANIVERDLMKSPGLHRSMFANGFSTVISGFFGSTPNTTYGENIGVMAITKVYSTWVIGGAAIIAILLSCVGKLAAAIQLVPVPVMGGVSLLLYGVIGASGIRVLIDSKVDYNKPQNLILTSVILIIGVSGAVIHIGQAELKGMALATIVGIFMALLFRFITFVRPEKQFVTSEVQELDSNKK, from the coding sequence ATGACTCGTCGCACCATCAGTGTTGAAGAAAGACCACCATTATTACAAACTATCCCACTGAGCCTTCAACACCTGTTTGCTATGTTTGGCGCAACCGTTATCGTACCGATTCTGTTTGGTGTAAACCCCGCGACAATTTTGCTGTTTAATGGAATAGGAACGCTGCTGTACTTATTTATTTGTAAAGGGCAAATTCCGGCTTATTTAGGTTCAAGTTTTGCATTCATTTCCCCTGTGTTGATTTTATTACCATTAGGTTATGAATTGGCACTTGGCGGCTTTATCATTTGTGGCGTGTTGTTCTGTATAGTTGCGCTGATTGTTAAAGTTGCAGGAAGAGGGTGGATCAACGTCATGTTCCCCCCAGCGGCAATGGGGGCAATCGTAGCTGTAATTGGTTTAGAGCTTGCTCAAACCGCTGCAGGTATGGCAGGGCTATTACCTAAAGATGGCGCAGTGGTTGATTCGAACACGTTAATTATTTCCCTGACCACATTATCAGTCACTATTCTCTGCGCGGTCGTTTTCCGTGGGTTTTTATCTATAATCCCAATTTTGATTGGTTTTTTAGCGGGTTATGCATTGTCCTATTTTATGGGGATTGTAGACTTTACACCCGTTATTGAAGCGCCATGGTTTGCTATCCCAACATTTTATACACCACGCTTCGAATGGTTTGCTATTTTAACCATTTTACCTGCGGCCTTAGTGGTTATCGCTGAGCACGTAGGGCACTTAGTGGTCACGGCGAATATTGTTGAGCGTGACTTAATGAAATCGCCAGGTTTGCATCGCTCAATGTTTGCGAATGGGTTCTCGACGGTGATTTCAGGTTTCTTTGGCTCAACACCGAATACGACTTATGGTGAAAATATTGGGGTAATGGCAATTACCAAGGTATACAGCACATGGGTGATTGGCGGAGCTGCAATTATTGCTATTTTATTATCTTGTGTTGGTAAATTAGCTGCTGCTATCCAATTAGTGCCGGTTCCTGTCATGGGCGGGGTTTCACTCTTATTATACGGGGTAATTGGTGCATCAGGTATTCGTGTGTTGATTGATTCAAAAGTTGATTATAACAAGCCACAGAATTTGATTTTAACCTCAGTGATTTTAATTATTGGTGTTAGTGGTGCGGTTATCCATATCGGTCAAGCGGAACTTAAAGGTATGGCACTGGCGACGATTGTCGGGATCTTTATGGCACTATTGTTCCGTTTTATAACATTTGTTAGGCCTGAAAAGCAATTTGTAACATCTGAAGTGCAAGAGCTTGATAGCAATAAAAAATAA